A stretch of Crossiella cryophila DNA encodes these proteins:
- a CDS encoding glycosyl hydrolase family 95 catalytic domain-containing protein: protein MDSAGELTRRGLLGGALAGVAGAVAAPAALAGAEDPAAPVEAVGSGSAGGGWVDGPGDRGWTDFLATSDLIWRRLPATWAEGPFLGNGFLGSGIYAPAGGNSIRFNVQHSEVQDHRPEFGALFGLARIPIGHLALTPVGAITGVDWRLDLHNAELRGTITTAAGTIGLRAIVHSGRSVLAVELTPSAGEHGLTWKFHPATAISPRTDPRFNKPPPPGFRPNPAPELEQHGDTHLAAQPLLAGGGHVTAWRETTRGDRRTLYATVAWAHPGALPRAKALHTVRAAAAQSLDTFARGHRRWWNDYYRKSFLSVPDGRLQSFYWIQLYKIASAARADAPVMATTGPWLEPTPWPATWWNLNVQLEYWLIHGSNHLELDAVTRSLDRHRDALRDQVDAAYRDGSYGVPRTTDMFLRNGSGTGTAGYGIGIPGKAEPTPEVGNLVWALHNVWLSYRHTMDEHLLREVLFPLLRGAIRYYLHFLGTGPDGRLHLPFTFSPEYGVNAPDCTYDLALLRWGCKTLLDAAKILRVADPMTGRWREVLDKLTGYPVDANGYMIGAGAPFAKSHRHYSHLLQVYPLYEITWEQPEHRKLIETSLEHWISFEGALQGYSFTGAASISAQMGRGDKAEFYLGELLRRFVKPNTMYQESGPVIETPLSAAQSLHDMLCQSWGGVIRVFPAVPASWREAVLHEFRTEGAFLLSAKRSGGATQWVRLRSEAGAPCVLRPGIEGQLSVRDRWGLPRRWKDLGEGRIELFLRAGEEVLVHRKGVRPDLRIGPVTPNTPAAPWGLPA, encoded by the coding sequence ATGGACAGTGCGGGCGAACTGACCCGACGCGGACTACTGGGTGGCGCGCTGGCCGGGGTGGCGGGTGCGGTGGCAGCACCCGCGGCACTGGCCGGCGCCGAAGACCCGGCCGCCCCCGTCGAAGCCGTGGGCAGCGGCTCGGCAGGGGGCGGCTGGGTCGATGGCCCCGGTGACCGCGGCTGGACCGACTTCCTCGCCACCAGCGACCTGATCTGGCGCCGGTTGCCGGCCACCTGGGCCGAAGGTCCCTTCCTCGGCAACGGGTTCCTCGGCTCCGGCATCTACGCGCCCGCCGGCGGCAACAGCATCCGGTTCAACGTGCAGCACTCCGAGGTCCAGGACCACCGCCCCGAGTTCGGCGCGCTGTTCGGCCTGGCCCGGATCCCGATCGGCCACCTCGCGCTCACCCCCGTCGGCGCGATCACCGGCGTGGACTGGCGGCTGGACCTGCACAACGCCGAACTCCGCGGCACCATCACCACCGCCGCGGGCACCATCGGCCTGCGTGCCATTGTCCACAGTGGACGATCAGTGCTCGCGGTCGAACTGACCCCCAGCGCCGGTGAACACGGCCTGACCTGGAAGTTCCACCCGGCCACCGCGATCAGTCCGCGCACCGACCCGCGCTTCAACAAGCCGCCACCCCCCGGCTTCCGGCCCAACCCGGCCCCGGAACTCGAACAGCACGGCGACACCCACCTCGCGGCCCAGCCCCTGCTGGCAGGCGGCGGACACGTCACCGCCTGGCGCGAGACCACCCGCGGCGACCGCCGGACCCTGTACGCCACCGTGGCCTGGGCGCACCCCGGCGCCCTGCCCAGGGCCAAGGCACTGCACACGGTCCGGGCCGCGGCCGCCCAGTCCCTCGACACCTTCGCCCGCGGTCATCGGCGCTGGTGGAACGACTACTACCGGAAGAGCTTCCTGTCCGTGCCGGACGGCAGGCTGCAGAGCTTCTACTGGATCCAGCTCTACAAGATCGCCTCCGCGGCCCGCGCGGACGCCCCGGTGATGGCCACCACCGGGCCATGGCTCGAACCCACCCCGTGGCCGGCCACCTGGTGGAACCTCAACGTGCAGCTGGAGTACTGGCTCATCCACGGCTCCAACCACCTGGAGCTGGACGCGGTCACCCGCAGCCTGGACCGGCACCGCGACGCCCTGCGTGACCAGGTGGACGCGGCCTACCGGGACGGCAGCTACGGCGTGCCACGCACCACGGACATGTTCCTGCGCAACGGATCCGGCACCGGCACCGCCGGCTACGGCATCGGCATCCCCGGCAAGGCCGAACCGACCCCCGAGGTCGGCAACCTGGTCTGGGCGCTGCACAACGTGTGGCTGTCCTACCGGCACACCATGGACGAGCACCTGCTGCGCGAGGTGCTGTTCCCGTTGCTGCGCGGCGCGATCCGCTACTACCTGCACTTCCTCGGCACCGGCCCGGACGGCAGGCTGCACCTGCCCTTCACCTTCTCCCCCGAGTACGGGGTCAACGCGCCGGACTGCACCTACGACCTGGCCCTGCTGCGCTGGGGCTGCAAGACCCTCCTGGACGCGGCGAAGATCCTGCGGGTCGCCGATCCGATGACCGGGCGCTGGCGCGAGGTGCTGGACAAGCTCACCGGCTACCCGGTGGACGCCAACGGCTACATGATCGGCGCGGGCGCGCCGTTCGCGAAATCGCACCGGCACTACTCGCACCTGCTGCAGGTCTACCCGCTGTATGAGATCACCTGGGAACAGCCGGAGCACCGCAAGCTCATCGAGACCTCCCTGGAGCACTGGATCAGCTTCGAGGGCGCGCTGCAGGGCTACAGCTTCACCGGCGCGGCCTCGATCTCCGCGCAGATGGGCCGCGGTGACAAGGCCGAGTTCTACCTCGGTGAGCTGCTGCGCCGCTTCGTCAAACCCAACACCATGTACCAGGAATCCGGGCCGGTGATCGAAACCCCGCTGTCCGCGGCCCAGTCCTTGCACGACATGCTGTGCCAGAGCTGGGGCGGGGTGATCCGGGTGTTCCCGGCGGTGCCGGCGAGCTGGCGCGAGGCGGTGCTGCACGAGTTCCGCACCGAGGGCGCGTTCCTGTTGTCCGCCAAGCGATCCGGCGGCGCCACCCAGTGGGTCCGGCTACGCAGTGAGGCCGGCGCCCCGTGCGTGCTGCGACCGGGCATCGAGGGCCAGCTCAGCGTGCGGGACCGGTGGGGCCTGCCCCGGCGGTGGAAGGACCTGGGCGAGGGGAGGATCGAGCTGTTCCTGCGCGCGGGTGAAGAGGTCCTGGTGCACCGCAAGGGAGTCCGCCCTGACCTGCGCATCGGACCGGTGACCCCGAACACACCGGCCGCCCCCTGGGGTTTACCCGCATAA